The following proteins come from a genomic window of Lolium rigidum isolate FL_2022 chromosome 5, APGP_CSIRO_Lrig_0.1, whole genome shotgun sequence:
- the LOC124656223 gene encoding tRNA nucleotidyltransferase cca2-like has product MKRHYRQPQRHCCQEGRHCYRPYWHCRQEGRHFRPHHRHCRRGGRHCHPSLQPVAPAATDAREGRHTLTSLLHHLQVPAVSYIIRDSLKLKASDADTIVNIHVASEKFAELVLLESNENLETVKEKLDDEYLEIPTDSVKRVLAGLILRELKGFWRVALFISALINPEVGNASGSLSKQGELNQRKEKYLSVERSITDLDLDGVWNLKPLLDGKAIMGVLEVKSGGPLIGKWQQRLVKWQLAHPKGTMEECKEWMKQSQQQSKRQKVECSS; this is encoded by the exons ATGAAACGACACTACCGCCAGCCTCAGCGGCACTGCTGCCAGGAGGGCCGGCACTGCTACCGGCCATATTGGCACTGCCGCCAGGAGGGCCGACACTTCCGCCCgcaccaccggcactgccgccgaggGGGTCGGCACTGCCACCCTAGTCTTCAGCCCGTCGCCCCGGCCGCCACTGACGCCCGTGAAGGCCGACA TACTCTAACAAGCCTGTTGCATCATCTGCAGGTTCCCGCTGTTAGCTATATTATTCGGGACTCTCTAAAGCTCAAAGCTAGTGATGCTGACACG ATCGTGAATATACATGTTGCAAGTGAAAAGTTTGCCGAATTAGTTCTTCTCGAGTCAAATGAAAATCTGGAAACTGTCAAAGAGAAGCTGGATGATGAATATCTCGAGATACCAACAGACTCAGTAAAACGTGTTTTGGCAG GACTTATACTTCGTGAATTAAAAGGGTTTTGGCGTGTGGCACTGTTTATCTCGGCTCTCATAAATCCAGAAGTTGGCAATGCTAGTGGATCCCTCAGCAAGCAGGGTGAGCTAAATCAAAGGAAAGAGAAATACCTCAGTGTTGAGCGTTCAATAACTGACCTTG ATCTTGATGGTGTATGGAATTTGAAGCCGTTGCTCGATGGGAAGGCCATTATGGGTGTCTTGGAGGTCAAGTCTGGAGGTCCCTTGATTGGAAAATGG CAACAAAGACTGGTCAAGTGGCAGCTTGCGCATCCAAAaggtaccatggaggagtgcaaGGAGTGGATGAAGCAGTCACAGCAGCAGTCGAAACGCCAGAAAGTAGAATGCAGCAGCTGA